Below is a window of Paramagnetospirillum magneticum AMB-1 DNA.
ATGGCACGTTTGCGCACCGCCACGTCGTCGATGGTCTTGGAGGCCTCCTGAAGCTTCTTCTGCACCTTGTCGAGCACGTCGCCGTACTTGCCGAACTCGGTCTTGACCGCGCCCAGAATCTCCCAGACCTCGGATGACCGCTTCTCGATGGCCATGGTCTTGAAGCCCATCTGGATGGCGTTGAGGATGGCGCCCAGGGTGGTCGGCCCGGCGGCGATGACCTTGTAGTCGCGCTGGATCAAGTCCACCAGACCGGGGCGGCGCAGCACTTCGGCATACAGGCCTTCGGTGGGCAGGAACAGGATGGCGAAGTCGGTGGTGGTGGGCGGATTGACGTATTTGTCGCGGATGTCGCGGGCAAAGCTCTTGACCCTGGTCTCCAGCCCCTTGGCGGCGGCCTCGACGGCATCGGGGTCGGCGCGCTCCACGGCCAGTTGCAGCCGCTCGTAATCCTCGTTGGGGAATTTGGAATCGATAGGCAGCAGCACTTCCGGCTCGTCGTCGCCCTTGCCCGGCAGGCGGATGGCGAAGTCGACGCGCTCCAGGCTGCCCTTCTTGCAATTGGCCTCGCGCATGTACTGGTCGGCGCGGAAGATCTGTTCCAGCAGGGCGCCCAACTGCACCTCGCCCCAGGTTCCGCGGGTCTTGACGTTGGTCAGCACCCGCTTCAGGTCGCCGACGCCGCTGGCCAGGCTTTGCATCTCGCCCAGGCCCTTGTGCACCTGTTCCAGCCGATCGCTGACCAGCTTGAAGGACTCGCCCAGGCGCTTTTCCAAAGTACCCTGCAGCTTCTCGTCCACGGTCTGGCGCATCTGTTCCAGCTTCTGGGTGTTCTCGCCGCGCAGCTTTTCCAGATGTTCGGAGACCACCCGGGTCTGTTCCGCCACGGTCTTGCCGATGCCTTCGCCCAACTGCTTGATGCCGCCCAGCACCTCTTCGCGCAGGGCGCGGGCCTGGGTGGCCTGATCCGAGCGGAACTCGGCCAGCTTGGTCTCCACCAGGATGCGCAGTTCGGTGTGGTTCTTGTCAGCCGAAGCGGCGGAATCGCCCTGGAAGGTGCGGATCATCTCGGCGGTCTCGCGCCGGTCCTGGCGGGCCTCGTCACGCAACACCCGCTCTAGCCGGTCGAGGCGCTCGGACAGATCGTCCTTCTTGCGCAGCAGCAGGACCGCCACCCCGATCAGGGCAAGCAGGGAAAGAGCGGCGGAGATCAGGGCAAAATCCATGGCGGCAATCCGAACATTACGGGAACAGTCGCCTTGTAGCACGCATCACGGGCGGCGGTAAACCACGAACACCAGCCGTGCCGCGCCACGCGGGCGCTCGTCCACCGCATCGAAACCGGGCGGAGGCGCAAAGGCCTCGTCGGCGGCCACTTCCACCACTGCCAGGGCGCCGCCTTCCAGCCAGCCCTTGGCGGCCAGACCTTCGAGGCACGGCCCGGCGAGGCCGGAATGATAGGGCGGGTCGAGAAAAGCCAGGGTGCAGGCGTGGGGCGCGGCAGGCGGCTTGGCGGCGTCGGCGCGCAGGACCTTGCTCTCGCCCTCCACCTTCAGAGCCTTGACGTTGGCGTAGATGGCGGCCAGGGGTTGCGCCGCCAGTTCCAGGAAGCAGGCATGGGCCGCGCCGCGCGACAGGGCCTCCAGGCCCAGCGCCCCCGATCCGGCGAAGGCGTCCACCACGCGGGCGCCCTCCATCTCCACCAGATCGGAATGCATCAGGATGTCGAACAGCGCCTGGCGCACCCGATCGGCGGTGGGGCGGGTGTCGCGGCCCGAAGGGGCCTCCAGGCGGCGGCCCTTATGAAGACCGGCGACGATGCGCATCGGGCTTGCCCGCTTGCCGGGCCTCGTAGGGCTTGTCTTTTTTGGCGCTCGCGGCGCGCTTGTCCTCGGCCAGCTTCTGCTTGCGGGCCTTGGCGGCGACGCGCTGTTCCTTTTCGCGCTCGCCCGCCGACTTGGTCTCGGCCTTGGGCTTGAGGACCGCCTTGCCCTCGCCCATCTGCTCGCGCAGCACCTTGCCCGCCACCTCGTCGGCGGCGCCCTCTTCCAGGGTGCCCAGTTGGAACGGGCCATAGGAGACGCGGATCAGGCGCGAGACCGGCCAGCCCAGATATTCCATCACCCGGCGGATTTCGCGGTTCTTGCCCTCGCGCAAGGAAACGCTCAGCCAGGCATTGGCGCCCTGGCGGCGGTCCAGGGTGGCGCTGATGGGACCATAGGCCATGCCGTCGATGGTGATGCCGTTCTCCAGCCGGGCCAGGGCGTCTTCCGACACCTCGCCGTGGACGCGCACCCGATAGCGCCGCAGCCAGGCATTGGAAGGCAGCTCCAGCTTGCGGGCCAACTCGCCGTCATTGGTC
It encodes the following:
- a CDS encoding DNA recombination protein RmuC, which translates into the protein MDFALISAALSLLALIGVAVLLLRKKDDLSERLDRLERVLRDEARQDRRETAEMIRTFQGDSAASADKNHTELRILVETKLAEFRSDQATQARALREEVLGGIKQLGEGIGKTVAEQTRVVSEHLEKLRGENTQKLEQMRQTVDEKLQGTLEKRLGESFKLVSDRLEQVHKGLGEMQSLASGVGDLKRVLTNVKTRGTWGEVQLGALLEQIFRADQYMREANCKKGSLERVDFAIRLPGKGDDEPEVLLPIDSKFPNEDYERLQLAVERADPDAVEAAAKGLETRVKSFARDIRDKYVNPPTTTDFAILFLPTEGLYAEVLRRPGLVDLIQRDYKVIAAGPTTLGAILNAIQMGFKTMAIEKRSSEVWEILGAVKTEFGKYGDVLDKVQKKLQEASKTIDDVAVRKRAIDRQLRKVEAIPDAGVEALLALGATTIDDTGEDE
- the rsmD gene encoding 16S rRNA (guanine(966)-N(2))-methyltransferase RsmD; the protein is MRIVAGLHKGRRLEAPSGRDTRPTADRVRQALFDILMHSDLVEMEGARVVDAFAGSGALGLEALSRGAAHACFLELAAQPLAAIYANVKALKVEGESKVLRADAAKPPAAPHACTLAFLDPPYHSGLAGPCLEGLAAKGWLEGGALAVVEVAADEAFAPPPGFDAVDERPRGAARLVFVVYRRP
- a CDS encoding pseudouridine synthase yields the protein MSKTDRPASEGQTSSEAKPKRGATEAPGAQRRSQGSEGDRPVSEGQTKSEGERIAKRLARAGLCSRREAERWIEDGRVTVNGHRLSSPACVVGPGDIVIVDGIPLSEPEKTRLWRYHKPAGLVTTHKDPEGRPTVFDHLPEGMPRVISVGRLDLNSEGLLLLTNDGELARKLELPSNAWLRRYRVRVHGEVSEDALARLENGITIDGMAYGPISATLDRRQGANAWLSVSLREGKNREIRRVMEYLGWPVSRLIRVSYGPFQLGTLEEGAADEVAGKVLREQMGEGKAVLKPKAETKSAGEREKEQRVAAKARKQKLAEDKRAASAKKDKPYEARQAGKPDAHRRRSS